One Candidatus Culexarchaeum yellowstonense genomic region harbors:
- a CDS encoding creatininase family protein — MSFELSNMSWVEAGRRLPSSGMVIVPVGSTEQHGLHLGLGTDWIVAWELAKRVGEIKGIPVLPVLPYGVAVHHMDFPGTITLSFNTFKSVIMDVLESLHRHGVSKVLFINGHGGNLNALLEACREARAKFNMICVVCQWWDVLAGMGLTVEGQPAQTHAGYAETALMLASRPESVHLENAILSSTKQVHNEIKLESLSSARFMGGLVRLALSTSDVSDTGSMTEALPSVIPDVRDFSKVNLDLGRRLMDLLVDWLCKFVDAFKTFNLQKTSVSEDKAFKALRGV, encoded by the coding sequence TTGTCTTTTGAACTTTCGAATATGAGTTGGGTGGAGGCTGGTAGGAGGCTACCTTCTTCCGGTATGGTTATAGTTCCCGTGGGTTCCACTGAGCAGCATGGTTTACATTTGGGTTTGGGTACTGATTGGATTGTTGCGTGGGAGCTTGCTAAACGTGTTGGTGAGATTAAGGGTATACCAGTGTTGCCAGTTTTGCCTTATGGTGTTGCTGTGCATCATATGGATTTCCCTGGGACCATAACATTATCCTTTAATACCTTTAAGTCTGTTATTATGGATGTTTTGGAGTCTCTGCATAGGCATGGTGTTTCGAAAGTTCTTTTCATTAATGGGCATGGTGGTAATTTGAATGCTTTGCTTGAAGCTTGTAGGGAGGCTAGAGCTAAATTTAATATGATTTGTGTTGTTTGCCAGTGGTGGGATGTCCTTGCAGGTATGGGTTTAACTGTTGAAGGTCAGCCTGCACAGACCCATGCTGGGTATGCTGAAACGGCTTTAATGCTTGCTTCAAGACCTGAATCTGTTCATCTTGAGAATGCAATACTTTCCTCAACTAAGCAGGTTCATAATGAAATTAAGCTTGAGAGTTTAAGTTCAGCTAGATTTATGGGTGGATTAGTGAGGTTGGCTTTGAGCACCTCAGACGTTTCTGATACGGGTTCCATGACTGAAGCTCTTCCAAGTGTAATTCCAGATGTGAGGGATTTCTCTAAGGTTAATTTGGATTTGGGTAGGCGGCTTATGGATTTACTTGTGGATTGGCTTTGCAAATTTGTTGATGCCTTCAAAACTTTCAATCTTCAGAAGACAAGTGTTTCTGAAGATAAGGCATTCAAGGCTTTGAGGGGCGTTTAA
- a CDS encoding amidohydrolase family protein — protein sequence MVYIDAHTHFGPPGKDLPPVTPEERIKLMDSIGMDAMVTTPPYSSISADRSYREANLFLLDVQRKYPDRFYCVARVNPHLRGRAVEEAEWALKNGFWGIKIHLRNEAVSPDNRTLIFPIMEKLREHGGLLLLHTGEADYSHPTSVGYLAEHFPEVPIIMGHLGKSFYMDAILVARWFDNVFVDTALCHSLEAIEKAVDLAGPEKVLYASDFPQGCIELETLKIKLADISDRDRELILGLNIKRILDDIRKRRGL from the coding sequence GTGGTTTATATTGATGCCCATACACATTTTGGTCCTCCAGGTAAAGATCTACCTCCAGTAACTCCTGAGGAGAGAATTAAGCTTATGGATTCAATCGGTATGGATGCCATGGTGACGACGCCACCATACTCTTCAATATCTGCTGATAGGAGTTATAGGGAGGCAAATCTCTTCCTACTTGATGTTCAGAGGAAGTATCCTGATAGATTTTATTGTGTTGCAAGGGTTAACCCCCATCTTAGGGGGAGGGCTGTTGAAGAGGCTGAGTGGGCTTTGAAGAATGGTTTTTGGGGTATAAAAATTCATTTGAGGAATGAGGCTGTTTCCCCAGATAATCGCACATTAATATTCCCAATAATGGAGAAGCTTAGAGAGCATGGTGGCCTACTATTGCTACATACTGGTGAAGCCGATTATTCCCATCCCACTAGTGTTGGGTATTTGGCTGAGCACTTCCCAGAAGTTCCAATCATCATGGGCCATTTGGGTAAATCCTTCTATATGGATGCTATACTTGTAGCTAGATGGTTTGATAATGTTTTTGTGGATACAGCTTTATGTCATAGTTTAGAGGCTATTGAGAAGGCTGTGGATCTCGCTGGCCCTGAAAAGGTTTTGTATGCTTCTGATTTCCCTCAAGGGTGTATTGAGCTTGAAACTTTGAAGATTAAACTTGCAGATATATCTGATAGGGATCGTGAACTCATTCTTGGATTGAATATTAAGCGAATTCTAGATGATATTAGGAAGAGGAGGGGATTGTGA
- a CDS encoding amidohydrolase family protein: MVVIDAHAFIGESIYFRRGKFLAEDLLKVMDENGVDMAVVVAPPPGPYYDSGNKYVYEATRKCDRLIGVYRLNPWFGVSEMDKARRAIVEWGFKAIYIDPQNESFSITSPIVKSVISLAGELDVPLYIKSSQSQFYSQEGVVFLSYMNQNVKFITGQSSLAAILSTRSPMAQDLKNLFLETYPLRGGHMGVDYFLKRLPETMDPSRLVFSSQMPFGHVKLELRTIELTGLDDSFKRLILGENIKRVLKI; this comes from the coding sequence ATGGTGGTTATAGATGCACATGCATTCATTGGTGAAAGCATATACTTTAGGAGGGGGAAGTTCCTAGCTGAGGATTTATTGAAGGTTATGGATGAGAATGGTGTTGATATGGCGGTGGTGGTTGCCCCTCCACCTGGACCATACTATGATTCTGGGAACAAGTATGTTTATGAGGCTACTAGGAAGTGTGATAGGTTGATTGGAGTTTACCGTTTAAACCCATGGTTTGGAGTTTCAGAAATGGATAAGGCTAGGAGGGCTATTGTGGAGTGGGGTTTCAAAGCCATATACATTGATCCTCAAAATGAATCCTTCTCAATAACTTCTCCAATTGTTAAATCTGTGATATCATTGGCTGGAGAGCTTGATGTCCCACTATACATTAAGAGTTCTCAATCGCAGTTTTATTCACAGGAGGGTGTGGTCTTCTTATCATACATGAATCAGAATGTGAAGTTCATTACTGGTCAATCATCTTTAGCTGCAATACTATCCACTAGGTCTCCAATGGCGCAGGATCTTAAAAACCTCTTCCTTGAAACTTACCCTTTGAGGGGTGGACATATGGGTGTTGACTACTTCCTTAAACGTTTACCTGAAACTATGGATCCAAGTAGGCTTGTTTTCAGTTCTCAAATGCCCTTTGGACATGTGAAATTGGAATTGAGGACTATTGAGCTTACTGGCTTGGATGATTCATTTAAGCGGCTTATATTGGGTGAAAATATTAAGCGTGTGCTAAAAATATAG